A genome region from Pseudomonas helmanticensis includes the following:
- a CDS encoding hybrid sensor histidine kinase/response regulator produces MSLSSGLIAAVALAYMAIMFAIAFYGDRRSTPLPPRMRAWVYSLSLAVYCTSWTFFGAVGQAAEQLWSFLPIYLGPILLLVGAPWVLQKMVMISKQENITSIADFIAARYGKSQSLAVVVALICLVGVLPYIALQLKGIVLGVNLLIGAGADAMGTRAQDTALIVSLVLALFTIVFGTRNLDATEHHRGMVLAIAFESLVKLFAFLAVGAFVTYGLYDGFDDLFNQAMLAPRLEEYWKETINWPSMVVQTGVAMMAIICLPRQFHVTVVENIDPQDLRLAKWVFPAYLALAALFVVPIALAGQMLLPSDVLPDSFVISLPLAQAHPALAMLAFIGGASAATGMVIVASVALSTMVSNDMLLPWLLRRNNAERPFEVFRQWMLSVRRVSIVVILLLAYVSYRLLGSTASLATIGQIAFAAVTQLAPAMLGALYWKQANRRGVFAGLAAGTFLWFYTLILPIAAHSLGWSLSSFPGLAWLHSNPLNLPITPLTQGVVLSLAGNFTLFAWVSVLSRTRVSEHWQAGRFIGQEISARPSARSMLAVQIDDLLQLAARFVGEERARQSFIRFAYRQGKGFNPNQNADGEWIAHTERLLAGVLGASSTRAVVKAAIEGREMQLEDVVRIADEASEVLQFNRALLQGAIENITQGISVVDQSLKLVAWNRRYLELFNYPDGLISVGRPIADIIRYNAERGLCGPGEAEVHVARRLHWMRQGRAHTSERLFPNGRVIELIGNPMPGGGFVMSFTDITAFREAEQALTEANEGLEQRVSERTQELSQLNVALTEAKGTAEAANQSKTRFLAAVSHDLMQPLNAARLFSAALSHQDDGLSSEAQKLVQHLDSSLRSAEDLISDLLDISRLENGKINPDRKPFALNELFDILGAEFKALAQEQGLNFRVRSSHMRIDSDSKLLRRILQNFLTNAFRYAKGPVLLGVRRRGGELSLEVWDRGPGIPEDKLQVIFEEFKRLDSHQTRAEKGLGLGLAIADGLCRVLGHTLRVRSWPGRGSVFSVSVPLASTQAVPASATVELNGKLHSGARVLCIDNEDSILIGMNSLLSRWGCQVWTARNREECAALLSDGVRPQLALVDYHLDHGDTGTELMAWLRTSLGEPVPGVVISADGRPETVAQVHAAGLDYLAKPVKPAALRALLSRYVPL; encoded by the coding sequence ATGTCGTTGTCCAGCGGGCTGATCGCCGCCGTCGCCCTGGCCTATATGGCCATCATGTTCGCCATCGCCTTCTACGGCGACCGTCGCAGCACGCCGTTGCCGCCGCGCATGCGTGCCTGGGTGTACAGCCTGTCGCTGGCGGTTTATTGCACCAGCTGGACGTTCTTCGGTGCGGTCGGCCAAGCGGCTGAACAACTGTGGTCATTCCTGCCGATTTACCTCGGGCCGATCCTGCTGTTGGTGGGTGCGCCGTGGGTCCTGCAAAAAATGGTGATGATCAGCAAACAGGAGAACATCACCTCCATCGCTGACTTCATCGCCGCACGCTACGGCAAATCGCAATCGCTGGCCGTGGTCGTCGCGCTGATCTGTCTGGTCGGCGTCCTCCCCTACATCGCCTTGCAACTCAAAGGCATCGTCCTCGGGGTGAACCTGTTGATCGGCGCCGGTGCCGACGCCATGGGCACGCGCGCCCAAGACACCGCGCTGATCGTGTCGCTGGTGCTGGCGCTGTTCACCATTGTCTTCGGTACGCGCAACCTCGACGCCACCGAGCACCACCGTGGCATGGTGCTGGCGATTGCCTTTGAGTCGCTGGTCAAACTGTTCGCGTTTCTCGCCGTCGGCGCCTTCGTCACCTATGGCCTGTATGACGGTTTCGACGATCTGTTCAATCAAGCGATGCTCGCGCCGCGCCTTGAGGAATACTGGAAAGAAACCATCAATTGGCCGTCGATGGTGGTGCAGACCGGCGTGGCGATGATGGCGATCATCTGCCTGCCCCGGCAATTCCACGTCACCGTGGTGGAGAACATCGATCCGCAGGACCTGCGTCTGGCCAAATGGGTGTTTCCGGCGTATCTGGCGTTGGCCGCGCTGTTTGTCGTGCCGATCGCTTTGGCCGGTCAGATGTTGCTGCCCAGCGATGTGTTGCCTGACTCGTTCGTGATCAGCCTGCCGCTCGCGCAAGCGCATCCGGCGCTGGCGATGCTGGCGTTTATCGGCGGTGCATCGGCGGCCACCGGCATGGTGATCGTCGCCAGCGTCGCGTTGTCGACCATGGTCTCCAACGACATGCTGTTGCCGTGGCTGCTGCGGCGCAACAATGCCGAGCGCCCGTTCGAAGTGTTCCGCCAGTGGATGCTCTCGGTGCGCCGCGTGAGCATCGTGGTGATTCTGCTGCTGGCGTATGTCAGCTACCGCTTGCTCGGCTCGACGGCCAGCCTGGCGACCATCGGCCAGATCGCCTTTGCGGCGGTCACCCAATTGGCACCGGCAATGCTCGGCGCGCTGTACTGGAAACAGGCCAACCGCCGTGGCGTGTTTGCCGGTCTCGCTGCCGGTACGTTCCTGTGGTTTTACACGCTGATTCTGCCGATCGCCGCGCACAGCCTTGGCTGGTCGCTGAGCAGTTTCCCTGGCCTCGCATGGCTGCACAGCAATCCGCTGAACCTGCCGATCACCCCGCTGACCCAAGGTGTGGTGCTGTCGCTGGCGGGTAACTTCACGCTGTTTGCGTGGGTCTCGGTGTTGTCGCGTACGCGGGTGTCCGAGCACTGGCAGGCCGGGCGCTTCATCGGTCAGGAGATCAGCGCGCGGCCTAGTGCTCGCTCGATGCTCGCGGTACAGATCGACGATCTGCTGCAACTGGCGGCTCGTTTTGTCGGTGAAGAACGCGCGCGCCAGAGCTTCATTCGTTTCGCTTATCGCCAAGGCAAAGGCTTCAACCCGAACCAGAACGCTGACGGCGAATGGATCGCCCACACCGAACGCTTGCTGGCCGGCGTGCTTGGCGCGTCGTCGACCCGCGCGGTGGTGAAAGCCGCCATCGAAGGTCGGGAAATGCAGTTGGAGGACGTCGTGCGCATCGCCGACGAAGCCTCGGAAGTGCTGCAATTCAATCGCGCCTTGCTGCAAGGCGCGATCGAGAACATCACCCAAGGCATCAGCGTGGTCGACCAGTCGCTGAAACTGGTGGCGTGGAACCGGCGTTATCTCGAGCTGTTCAATTATCCCGACGGTTTGATCAGTGTTGGCCGGCCGATTGCCGACATCATTCGCTACAACGCCGAACGCGGTTTGTGCGGCCCAGGCGAAGCGGAAGTTCACGTCGCTCGCCGCCTGCACTGGATGCGCCAGGGCCGTGCGCACACCTCGGAACGGCTGTTCCCCAACGGCCGGGTGATCGAGTTGATCGGCAACCCGATGCCCGGCGGCGGTTTCGTCATGAGTTTCACTGACATCACCGCGTTCCGCGAGGCCGAACAGGCACTGACTGAAGCCAACGAAGGCCTCGAGCAACGCGTCAGCGAACGCACGCAGGAGCTGTCGCAACTTAACGTCGCGCTGACCGAAGCCAAGGGCACTGCCGAGGCCGCGAACCAATCTAAAACCCGCTTCCTCGCGGCAGTCAGTCATGACTTGATGCAACCGCTGAACGCTGCCCGGCTGTTCTCCGCTGCCCTCTCCCATCAGGACGATGGCTTGAGCAGCGAAGCGCAGAAACTGGTGCAACACCTCGACAGTTCGCTGCGTTCGGCAGAAGACCTGATAAGCGATCTGCTGGACATCTCGCGCCTGGAAAACGGCAAGATCAACCCGGATCGCAAGCCGTTTGCGCTCAATGAGCTGTTCGACATTCTCGGCGCCGAATTCAAAGCGCTGGCGCAGGAGCAAGGCTTGAACTTTCGCGTGCGTAGCAGCCATATGCGCATCGACAGCGACAGCAAATTGCTCCGGCGGATTTTGCAGAACTTCCTGACCAACGCATTCCGCTACGCCAAAGGCCCGGTGCTGCTCGGCGTACGGCGACGCGGGGGAGAATTGTCGCTGGAAGTGTGGGATCGCGGGCCGGGTATTCCGGAAGACAAGCTGCAAGTGATTTTCGAAGAATTCAAACGTCTCGACAGTCATCAGACCCGTGCCGAGAAAGGTCTCGGGCTGGGCCTGGCGATTGCCGATGGTCTGTGTCGCGTGCTCGGCCACACGCTGCGTGTGCGTTCATGGCCGGGGCGCGGCAGTGTGTTCAGCGTCAGCGTGCCATTGGCGTCAACGCAAGCCGTGCCGGCGAGTGCCACAGTCGAGTTGAATGGCAAGTTGCACAGCGGCGCGCGGGTGCTGTGCATCGACAATGAAGACAGCATTTTGATTGGCATGAACAGTTTGTTGAGTCGTTGGGGTTGCCAGGTATGGACGGCGCGCAATCGCGAAGAATGCGCGGCATTGCTCAGCGATGGCGTGCGCCCGCAGTTGGCGCTGGTCGACTATCACCTGGATCACGGCGACACCGGCACCGAGCTGATGGCGTGGTTGCGCACGAGTCTCGGCGAGCCGGTACCGGGTGTGGTGATCAGTGCGGATGGGCGACCGGAGACTGTCGCGCAGGTGCATGCGGCGGGGCTGGATTATCTGGCGAAACCGGTGAAACCGGCGGCGTTGCGGGCATTGTTGAGTCGGTATGTGCCGCTTTAG
- the rmuC gene encoding DNA recombination protein RmuC, which yields MLEERLAMAQLAQDGLNAQLEASRDEIADLGQANAAKQADLAALRREVELLQIERDDARDASHAWNLERANKEAELRRLDAQAASLNAELREQQESHQQRLDDLQGSRDELRAQFAELAGKIFDEREQRFAETSQQRLGQLLDPLKERIQSFEKRVEESYQAEARERFSLAKELERLQALNLRLSDEATNLTRALKGQKTQGNWGELILERVLEHAGLEKGREYQTQVNLKGPDGERFQPDVVIYLPGDKQVVVDSKVSLTAYQQYVAADDDALGQIAIKQHVLSLRNHVKGLAGKDYKRLEGLHSLDFVLLFVPIEAAFSAALQAEPTLFQEAFDRNIVIVSPTTLLATLRVIDSLWKQERQSQNAREIAERAGWLYDKFVLFIQDLDEVGNRLQQLDKAYSSARNKLTEGRGNLVSRSEQLKLLGARASKSLPADLLERAMTDVDGLVELPE from the coding sequence TTGCTCGAAGAGCGCCTGGCCATGGCGCAACTGGCGCAGGACGGCCTCAACGCTCAGCTTGAAGCCAGCCGCGACGAGATTGCCGATCTTGGCCAGGCCAACGCCGCCAAGCAGGCTGACCTCGCGGCCTTGCGCCGGGAAGTCGAACTGCTGCAAATCGAGCGTGACGATGCCCGCGACGCCTCCCACGCCTGGAACCTCGAACGTGCCAACAAGGAGGCCGAACTGCGCCGCCTCGACGCACAGGCTGCCTCGTTGAATGCCGAACTGCGCGAGCAACAGGAAAGTCATCAGCAACGCCTCGATGATCTACAGGGCTCGCGTGATGAGCTGCGTGCGCAGTTCGCTGAACTGGCCGGAAAGATCTTCGATGAACGTGAGCAACGTTTTGCCGAAACCAGCCAGCAACGTCTCGGCCAGTTGCTCGATCCATTGAAAGAACGCATTCAGTCCTTCGAAAAACGCGTGGAAGAAAGCTATCAGGCCGAAGCTCGCGAGCGCTTCTCACTGGCCAAGGAGCTGGAGCGTTTGCAGGCGCTGAACCTGCGCCTGAGCGATGAAGCAACCAACCTGACGCGCGCGCTGAAAGGCCAGAAGACCCAGGGCAACTGGGGCGAGCTGATTCTCGAACGAGTGCTTGAGCACGCCGGTCTGGAGAAGGGCCGCGAGTACCAGACCCAGGTCAATCTGAAGGGGCCGGACGGCGAACGCTTCCAGCCTGACGTGGTTATCTATCTGCCGGGCGACAAGCAGGTAGTGGTCGATTCCAAGGTCAGCCTCACCGCGTATCAGCAATACGTGGCCGCCGACGACGACGCGCTCGGGCAGATCGCGATCAAGCAGCATGTGCTGTCGCTGCGCAACCACGTCAAAGGCTTGGCCGGCAAGGATTACAAACGTCTGGAAGGGCTGCACAGCCTCGATTTCGTCTTGCTGTTCGTGCCGATCGAAGCGGCATTTTCTGCCGCCTTGCAGGCCGAACCGACACTGTTCCAGGAAGCCTTCGATCGCAACATCGTGATCGTCAGTCCGACCACCTTGCTGGCGACCTTGCGCGTCATCGACAGCCTGTGGAAGCAGGAGCGCCAAAGCCAGAACGCCCGGGAAATTGCCGAACGCGCCGGTTGGCTGTACGACAAGTTCGTGCTGTTCATTCAGGACCTGGACGAGGTCGGCAATCGCCTGCAACAGTTGGACAAGGCCTACAGTTCCGCGCGCAACAAACTCACTGAAGGGCGCGGCAACCTGGTCAGCCGCAGCGAACAGCTGAAACTGCTCGGCGCGCGGGCGAGCAAGAGCTTGCCGGCGGATCTGCTGGAGCGGGCGATGACTGATGTCGACGGGTTGGTGGAGTTGCCTGAATAA
- a CDS encoding sel1 repeat family protein has product MKFRSVSDSVTPELPRVTSPKRFSVRVAEWLLDSPRLVDSLNAKHLAGRLLKQPAREGVVVAQSRLGQLMCRECGNARDRRIGHDLLRQAARAGDLRAQQELGLIED; this is encoded by the coding sequence ATGAAGTTTCGCTCAGTATCAGACTCTGTTACCCCAGAACTCCCTCGTGTTACCTCCCCCAAGCGATTTTCCGTGCGTGTAGCCGAATGGCTGCTCGACAGTCCGCGCCTGGTCGACAGCCTCAATGCCAAGCATCTCGCCGGGCGTTTGTTGAAGCAACCAGCGCGCGAAGGCGTGGTCGTCGCGCAGAGCCGTCTCGGTCAGTTGATGTGCCGTGAGTGCGGGAATGCCCGGGATCGCCGCATCGGCCACGACCTGCTGCGTCAGGCTGCCCGTGCTGGCGACCTTCGCGCACAGCAGGAACTGGGGCTCATCGAAGACTGA
- a CDS encoding OmpP1/FadL family transporter, whose protein sequence is MKKVMLKTTLSLAVTMASTQIFAAGFAINEHSISGMGTGYAGRSSSADDASTVYGNPAGMSRITREQVTGGVAFLDAKTDISDASSSPNGGSNKGDMVPFTSVPMGFYVKPIDDHWAFGLGVYVPFGLITDYENGFAGRYFGSKSEVQVITFQPTVSYKFNDVVSIGFGPTINRIDGTLESNLSITQAAPDGKVKIKGDDTALGYNIGVLVQATDTTRLGLTYHSKVDYKLEGNTKVNYGALAAVGLGSSQKYDASLKITTPESLDFSVTQAINDQWNVYAGSTFTRWSQLKKITVENSGVQPLLAGQFGEITEDQNWHDSWAYAVGTSYQLNKEWVLRTGLTFDQSPTNNVDRSPRIPTGDRTIFSIGAGWSPTEDLTIDVAYSYLKEESVKIHNENDRGQTYDAKYENSANGFGVGATYRF, encoded by the coding sequence ATGAAAAAAGTCATGCTCAAAACCACCCTTAGCCTCGCCGTTACCATGGCATCCACGCAGATTTTCGCAGCTGGCTTTGCCATCAACGAACACAGCATTAGCGGGATGGGGACGGGTTACGCCGGGCGATCTTCTTCTGCCGACGACGCAAGCACTGTTTATGGCAACCCTGCCGGCATGTCGCGCATCACGCGTGAACAAGTCACTGGCGGTGTTGCATTCCTCGACGCAAAAACCGATATCAGCGACGCCAGCTCCAGCCCTAACGGCGGCAGCAACAAAGGCGACATGGTGCCCTTCACCTCCGTACCTATGGGCTTCTACGTCAAACCGATCGATGATCACTGGGCCTTCGGTCTCGGCGTTTACGTGCCGTTCGGTCTGATTACCGATTACGAAAACGGCTTTGCCGGCCGTTACTTCGGCAGCAAGTCCGAAGTACAAGTGATCACCTTCCAGCCAACCGTGAGCTACAAGTTCAACGACGTCGTGTCGATCGGTTTCGGCCCGACCATCAACCGCATCGACGGTACCCTGGAATCGAACCTGTCGATCACTCAGGCAGCACCGGACGGCAAGGTCAAGATCAAGGGTGACGACACCGCGCTGGGCTACAACATCGGCGTGCTGGTTCAAGCCACCGACACTACCCGTCTGGGCCTGACCTATCACTCGAAAGTCGACTACAAGCTCGAAGGCAACACCAAGGTCAACTACGGCGCACTGGCCGCAGTCGGTCTGGGTTCCAGCCAGAAGTACGACGCTTCGTTGAAGATCACTACGCCTGAATCCCTGGACTTCTCTGTGACCCAGGCAATCAACGACCAGTGGAACGTCTATGCCGGTTCGACCTTCACCCGTTGGAGCCAGCTGAAGAAAATCACCGTCGAGAACTCGGGCGTGCAGCCGCTGCTGGCCGGTCAGTTCGGCGAGATCACCGAAGACCAGAACTGGCACGACTCCTGGGCTTACGCCGTGGGTACTTCGTATCAGTTGAACAAGGAATGGGTACTGCGTACCGGTCTGACTTTCGACCAGTCGCCGACCAACAACGTCGACCGTTCGCCACGTATCCCGACTGGCGACCGTACGATCTTCAGCATCGGTGCCGGCTGGAGCCCGACCGAAGACCTGACCATCGACGTCGCTTACTCGTACCTGAAGGAAGAGTCGGTGAAGATCCACAACGAAAACGATCGTGGCCAGACCTACGACGCCAAGTATGAAAACTCGGCAAACGGTTTCGGTGTCGGCGCGACCTACCGCTTCTGA
- a CDS encoding glutathione peroxidase, whose protein sequence is MLMRWCAVPALLMALTGLAQAADCPELLQGSLPKLRAKESIDLCQQYADKPLVVVNTASFCGFAPQFEGLEALHKRYESQGLQMLGVPSNDFKQESKDSAETAKVCYANYGVTFAMTEPQKVRGDDATHLFQVLAAQSSAPKWNFYKYVVDRQGKVIANFSSLTKPDDPEFIAAIEKAIASKPLKP, encoded by the coding sequence ATGCTGATGCGCTGGTGTGCTGTTCCCGCGTTGCTGATGGCGCTGACTGGCCTGGCCCAGGCCGCCGATTGCCCGGAATTGTTGCAAGGCTCGCTGCCAAAATTGCGGGCCAAGGAATCCATCGATCTGTGTCAGCAGTACGCCGACAAGCCCTTGGTGGTGGTGAATACCGCGAGCTTTTGCGGGTTTGCCCCGCAGTTCGAAGGGCTTGAAGCGCTGCATAAGCGCTACGAGTCGCAAGGGCTGCAAATGCTCGGCGTGCCTTCCAATGACTTCAAGCAAGAGTCCAAGGACAGCGCCGAGACCGCCAAGGTCTGCTATGCCAACTATGGCGTGACATTCGCCATGACCGAGCCGCAGAAAGTCCGTGGTGACGACGCCACCCACCTGTTTCAAGTGCTCGCCGCGCAGAGCAGCGCGCCGAAGTGGAATTTCTACAAATACGTGGTCGATCGCCAAGGTAAAGTCATCGCCAATTTTTCCAGCCTGACCAAGCCTGACGATCCGGAATTCATCGCCGCGATCGAAAAAGCCATCGCCTCGAAACCCCTCAAGCCATGA
- a CDS encoding MFS transporter: MTSMWRTCGWVLVGSALILALSLGVRHGFGLFLSPMSAQFGWGREVFAFAIALQNLIWGLAQPFTGALADRFGAAKVVLVGGVLYAAGLVCMGLSDSAVTLSLSAGLLIGIGLSGTSFSVILGVVGRAVPPEKRSMGMGIASAAGSFGQFAMLPGTLGLIGWLGWSAALLVLGLLVALIVPLVSMLKDKPLPVLGHEQTLTEALREACSHSGFWLLAFGFFVCGFQVVFIGVHLPAYLVDQHLPASVGTTVLALIGLFNIFGTYTAGWLGGRMSKPRLLTALYLLRAVVIVLFLWLPVTTTSAYLFGMAMGFLWLSTVPLTNGTVATLFGVRNLSMLGGIVFLFHQLGSFLGGWLGGVVYDRTGSYDLIWQVAVLLSLLAAALNWPVRERPVARLQAAASAA; the protein is encoded by the coding sequence ATGACATCGATGTGGCGTACGTGCGGTTGGGTGTTGGTCGGAAGTGCGCTGATCCTCGCGTTGTCATTGGGCGTGCGGCACGGTTTCGGTTTATTCCTGTCACCGATGAGCGCGCAATTCGGCTGGGGCCGCGAGGTGTTCGCTTTCGCCATCGCCCTGCAGAACCTGATCTGGGGCCTGGCGCAGCCGTTCACCGGCGCACTGGCTGACCGTTTCGGCGCCGCGAAAGTGGTGCTCGTTGGTGGGGTGCTCTATGCGGCAGGTCTGGTGTGCATGGGGCTGTCTGATTCGGCGGTGACGCTGTCATTGAGCGCCGGTTTGCTGATCGGTATTGGCTTGTCCGGGACGTCGTTCTCGGTAATCCTCGGCGTGGTCGGGCGCGCGGTGCCGCCAGAGAAACGCAGCATGGGCATGGGCATTGCCAGCGCTGCCGGCTCGTTCGGTCAATTCGCCATGTTGCCGGGCACGCTGGGGCTGATCGGCTGGCTCGGCTGGTCAGCGGCGTTGTTGGTGTTGGGTTTGCTGGTGGCGCTGATCGTGCCGTTGGTGAGCATGCTCAAGGACAAACCGCTGCCGGTGCTCGGCCATGAACAAACTCTGACCGAGGCGCTGCGTGAGGCTTGCTCGCATTCGGGTTTCTGGTTGCTGGCGTTCGGCTTTTTCGTCTGCGGTTTTCAGGTGGTATTCATTGGTGTGCATCTGCCGGCGTATCTGGTCGATCAGCATCTGCCGGCTTCCGTCGGCACTACGGTGCTGGCGCTGATCGGCCTGTTCAACATCTTCGGCACTTACACCGCTGGCTGGCTCGGCGGGCGCATGTCGAAACCGCGTTTGCTCACTGCGCTGTATCTGTTGCGCGCGGTGGTGATCGTGCTGTTCCTGTGGCTACCGGTGACGACCACCTCGGCTTATCTGTTCGGCATGGCCATGGGCTTTTTGTGGCTGTCGACGGTGCCGTTGACCAACGGTACGGTGGCGACCTTGTTTGGCGTGCGTAATCTGTCCATGCTCGGCGGTATCGTGTTCCTGTTCCATCAGCTGGGTTCGTTCCTCGGCGGCTGGTTGGGCGGGGTGGTTTACGACCGTACCGGGAGTTATGACTTGATCTGGCAAGTGGCAGTCCTTCTCAGCCTGTTGGCGGCCGCTTTGAACTGGCCGGTGCGCGAACGTCCGGTCGCCCGCCTGCAAGCCGCTGCGAGCGCCGCATGA
- a CDS encoding MarR family winged helix-turn-helix transcriptional regulator has translation MLPSQCLCTNLRRAARGVSRHYDGALDGFGINVAQYSLLCNLQRLDQPSISELAEAMGLDRSTLGRNLRVLEGEGLVALAEGEDMRNRIVRLTETGAQRLADALPAWEAAQQRLIDRLGAEKRETLLKLLDELA, from the coding sequence ATGCTTCCATCTCAGTGTTTGTGCACTAACCTGCGTCGCGCCGCTCGTGGCGTCAGCAGGCATTACGACGGCGCTCTCGACGGCTTCGGGATCAACGTTGCCCAGTATTCTCTGCTGTGCAATCTACAGCGTCTGGATCAGCCGAGCATTTCCGAACTTGCTGAGGCCATGGGCCTGGATCGCAGTACCCTCGGGCGCAATCTGCGCGTGCTGGAAGGCGAAGGGCTGGTGGCGCTGGCCGAGGGCGAAGACATGCGTAACCGCATCGTCCGGCTCACCGAAACCGGTGCACAACGCTTGGCAGATGCGCTGCCGGCCTGGGAAGCGGCGCAGCAGCGATTGATTGATCGACTGGGTGCCGAGAAGCGTGAAACCTTGCTCAAATTGCTGGATGAACTGGCCTGA
- a CDS encoding adenosylcobinamide-GDP ribazoletransferase has protein sequence MLPLWIALQFLSSLPIRLPGMPEPEQLGRSLLFYPLVGLLFGVILWALNLLLAGAPLLLHAALLLTVWVLLSGALHLDGLADSADAWLGGFGDRERTLTIMKDPRSGPIAVVTLVLVLLLKFAALLALIEQGHGIVLLIVPLLGRAALLGLFLTTPYVRAGGLGQALADHLPRKAGWWVLGLSGLACVLIAGFSAVVALVVSIGVFVWLRRVMMRRLGGTTGDTAGALLELLEMVVLVGVVLI, from the coding sequence ATGTTGCCGCTGTGGATCGCCCTGCAATTTCTCAGCAGCTTGCCGATTCGGTTGCCGGGCATGCCTGAGCCGGAACAGCTAGGGCGCTCGCTGCTGTTTTATCCGCTGGTGGGTTTGCTGTTTGGGGTGATCCTCTGGGCGTTGAATCTGCTGCTTGCCGGCGCGCCGTTGTTGCTGCATGCAGCACTGCTGTTGACGGTGTGGGTGTTACTCAGCGGCGCGTTGCACCTCGATGGCCTGGCCGACAGCGCCGATGCCTGGCTCGGCGGTTTCGGTGATCGCGAGCGCACGCTGACGATCATGAAGGATCCGCGCAGCGGGCCGATTGCGGTGGTCACGCTGGTGCTGGTGTTGCTGCTGAAGTTTGCCGCGCTGCTGGCGTTGATCGAGCAAGGGCATGGGATTGTCCTGCTCATCGTGCCGTTGCTGGGGCGGGCGGCTTTGTTGGGGTTGTTTCTGACCACGCCGTATGTGCGCGCCGGCGGGTTGGGGCAGGCGCTGGCGGATCATCTGCCGCGCAAGGCCGGGTGGTGGGTGCTGGGCTTGAGTGGGCTGGCTTGCGTGTTGATCGCCGGGTTCAGTGCAGTCGTTGCGTTGGTGGTTTCGATCGGTGTGTTTGTCTGGCTGCGGCGGGTGATGATGCGGCGACTGGGTGGGACGACCGGCGATACGGCAGGGGCGTTGCTGGAATTGCTGGAGATGGTGGTGTTGGTTGGTGTTGTGCTGATTTAG
- the cobC gene encoding alpha-ribazole phosphatase family protein, producing the protein MTLHLDLLRHGETELGGGLRGSLDDALTENGWAQMRAAVVEGGPWDRLVSSPLQRCARFAAELGEQLNLPVQLDKDLQELHFGAWEGQSAAALMATDAEALGLFWADPYAFTPPQGEPVSDFSARVLEAVARLHSAYAGQRILLISHGGVMRLLLAQARGLPREQLLNVEVGHGALFALTVEVDGSLKEGR; encoded by the coding sequence ATGACATTGCATCTGGATCTGCTGCGCCACGGTGAGACTGAACTCGGTGGCGGATTGCGCGGCAGTCTCGACGATGCGCTCACCGAGAACGGCTGGGCGCAGATGCGTGCAGCGGTGGTCGAGGGCGGGCCGTGGGATCGTCTGGTCAGCTCGCCGTTGCAGCGTTGCGCGCGGTTTGCCGCTGAGCTGGGTGAGCAGCTGAATTTGCCGGTGCAGCTCGACAAGGATCTGCAAGAGCTGCATTTCGGCGCGTGGGAAGGGCAGAGCGCGGCGGCGTTGATGGCGACCGATGCCGAGGCGTTGGGCCTGTTCTGGGCCGATCCGTATGCGTTTACACCGCCGCAGGGTGAGCCGGTCAGTGATTTTTCCGCGCGGGTGCTGGAGGCAGTTGCACGGTTGCACAGCGCCTACGCCGGTCAGCGCATTTTGCTGATCAGTCACGGCGGTGTGATGCGTTTGTTGCTGGCGCAAGCGCGTGGGTTGCCGCGTGAGCAATTGCTCAATGTCGAGGTCGGGCATGGCGCGTTGTTTGCGCTGACGGTCGAGGTCGATGGTTCACTCAAGGAAGGTCGCTGA